In Cervus elaphus chromosome 7, mCerEla1.1, whole genome shotgun sequence, the following proteins share a genomic window:
- the SLC35B3 gene encoding adenosine 3'-phospho 5'-phosphosulfate transporter 2 isoform X3: MDLKFNSSRKYISITVPSKTQAMSPHIKSIDDVVVLGINLSRFNKLTQFLICVAGVFVFYLVYGYLQELIFSVEGFKPYGWYLTLVQFAFYSIFGLIELQLIQDKRRRIPGKTYMIIAFLTVGTMGLSNTSLGYLNYPTQVIFKCCKLIPVMLGGVFIQGKRYNVADVSAALCMSLGLIWFTLADSTVAPNFNLTGVVLISLALCADAVIGNVQEKVMKLHNASNSEMVLYSYSIGFVYILLGLTCTSGLGPAVTFCSKDPIRTYGYAFLFSLTGYFGISFVLALIKIFGALLAVTVTTGRKAMTIVLSFIFFAKPFTFQYVWSGFLVVLGIFLNVYSKNMDKIRLPSPYDLIKKMVDLRKSRTLAQTV; the protein is encoded by the exons ATGGATCTCAAGTTCAACAGCTCCAGGAAATACATTTCTATCACTGTCCCCTCCAAAACGCAAGCAATGTCACCACACATCAAGTCTATAGATGACGTTGTAGTGCTTGGCATAAATCTCAGCAGATTCAACAAACTGACTCAGTTTTTAATATGCGTTGCTGGAGTTTTTGTATTTTACCTAGTTTATGGATATTTACAG GAATTAATATTTTCAGTGGAGGGTTTTAAGCCCTATGGCTGGTATCTTACTTTAGTGCAGTTTGCATTTTACTCCATATTTGGCCTAATAGAACTTCAGCTAATTcaggacaaaaggagaag AATACCAGGAAAAACCTACATGATAATAGCTTTTCTAACTGTGGGTACTATGGGGTTATCAAACACTTCCTTGGGCTACCTGAATTATCCTACCCAAGTCATCTTCAAGTGCTGCAAATTGATTCCTGTTATGCTAGGAGGAGTTTTTATTCAAG GAAAGCGTTATAATGTTGCAGACGTGTCTGCTGCCTTATGTATGAGCCTCGGCCTGATATGGTTTACCCTAGCCGACAGCACGGTTGCACCAAATTTCAACCTGACAG GTGTGGTCCTCATCTCGCTGGCCCTGTGTGCAGACGCTGTCATTGGGAATGTCCAAGAGAAAGTCATGAAGCTGCATAATGCTTCTAATTCAGAAATG gtTTTGTATTCGTATTCAATCGGTTTTGTGTACATTTTATTGGGATTGACATGCACTAGTGGATTAGGCCCTGCAGTAACATTTTGTTCAAAG gATCCAATCCGGACCTATGGTtatgctttccttttttccctcactGGGTATTTTGGAATCTCTTTTGTTCTGGCTTTGATTAAAATTTTCGGTGCCCTTCTTGCTGTAACAG TGACAACAgggagaaaagcaatgaccattgttctttcatttatattctttGCCAAACCATTCACATTCCA gtATGTGTGGTCTGGTTTCTTAGTTGTCCTTGGTATATTTCTCAATGTTTACAGCAAAAACATGGATAAAATAAGACTGCCATCACCATATGATCTGATAAAGAAGATGGTGGACCTACGGAAGTCAAGGACGTTGGCACAGACTGTGTAG
- the SLC35B3 gene encoding adenosine 3'-phospho 5'-phosphosulfate transporter 2 isoform X1 — MRAPGEEAAPAAAVAEVASAGVGEEETQEDLAQQAEGGLNKGEKTNKDNFGSTECGKIRTMDLKFNSSRKYISITVPSKTQAMSPHIKSIDDVVVLGINLSRFNKLTQFLICVAGVFVFYLVYGYLQELIFSVEGFKPYGWYLTLVQFAFYSIFGLIELQLIQDKRRRIPGKTYMIIAFLTVGTMGLSNTSLGYLNYPTQVIFKCCKLIPVMLGGVFIQGKRYNVADVSAALCMSLGLIWFTLADSTVAPNFNLTGVVLISLALCADAVIGNVQEKVMKLHNASNSEMVLYSYSIGFVYILLGLTCTSGLGPAVTFCSKDPIRTYGYAFLFSLTGYFGISFVLALIKIFGALLAVTVTTGRKAMTIVLSFIFFAKPFTFQYVWSGFLVVLGIFLNVYSKNMDKIRLPSPYDLIKKMVDLRKSRTLAQTV, encoded by the exons GACTTGGCTCAGCAGGCAGAAGGAGGACTGAACAAAGGAGAGAAAACCAACAAAGATAACTTTGGTAGCACTGAATGCGGCAAAATAAGAACAATGGATCTCAAGTTCAACAGCTCCAGGAAATACATTTCTATCACTGTCCCCTCCAAAACGCAAGCAATGTCACCACACATCAAGTCTATAGATGACGTTGTAGTGCTTGGCATAAATCTCAGCAGATTCAACAAACTGACTCAGTTTTTAATATGCGTTGCTGGAGTTTTTGTATTTTACCTAGTTTATGGATATTTACAG GAATTAATATTTTCAGTGGAGGGTTTTAAGCCCTATGGCTGGTATCTTACTTTAGTGCAGTTTGCATTTTACTCCATATTTGGCCTAATAGAACTTCAGCTAATTcaggacaaaaggagaag AATACCAGGAAAAACCTACATGATAATAGCTTTTCTAACTGTGGGTACTATGGGGTTATCAAACACTTCCTTGGGCTACCTGAATTATCCTACCCAAGTCATCTTCAAGTGCTGCAAATTGATTCCTGTTATGCTAGGAGGAGTTTTTATTCAAG GAAAGCGTTATAATGTTGCAGACGTGTCTGCTGCCTTATGTATGAGCCTCGGCCTGATATGGTTTACCCTAGCCGACAGCACGGTTGCACCAAATTTCAACCTGACAG GTGTGGTCCTCATCTCGCTGGCCCTGTGTGCAGACGCTGTCATTGGGAATGTCCAAGAGAAAGTCATGAAGCTGCATAATGCTTCTAATTCAGAAATG gtTTTGTATTCGTATTCAATCGGTTTTGTGTACATTTTATTGGGATTGACATGCACTAGTGGATTAGGCCCTGCAGTAACATTTTGTTCAAAG gATCCAATCCGGACCTATGGTtatgctttccttttttccctcactGGGTATTTTGGAATCTCTTTTGTTCTGGCTTTGATTAAAATTTTCGGTGCCCTTCTTGCTGTAACAG TGACAACAgggagaaaagcaatgaccattgttctttcatttatattctttGCCAAACCATTCACATTCCA gtATGTGTGGTCTGGTTTCTTAGTTGTCCTTGGTATATTTCTCAATGTTTACAGCAAAAACATGGATAAAATAAGACTGCCATCACCATATGATCTGATAAAGAAGATGGTGGACCTACGGAAGTCAAGGACGTTGGCACAGACTGTGTAG
- the SLC35B3 gene encoding adenosine 3'-phospho 5'-phosphosulfate transporter 2 isoform X4, producing the protein MRAPGEEAAPAAAVAEVASAGVGEEETQEDLAQQAEGGLNKGEKTNKDNFGSTECGKIRTMDLKFNSSRKYISITVPSKTQAMSPHIKSIDDVVVLGINLSRFNKLTQFLICVAGVFVFYLVYGYLQELIFSVEGFKPYGWYLTLVQFAFYSIFGLIELQLIQDKRRRIPGKTYMIIAFLTVGTMGLSNTSLGYLNYPTQVIFKCCKLIPVMLGGVFIQGKRYNVADVSAALCMSLGLIWFTLADSTVAPNFNLTGVVLISLALCADAVIGNVQEKVMKLHNASNSEMVLYSYSIGFVYILLGLTCTSGLGPAVTFCSKDPIRTYGYAFLFSLTGYFGISFVLALIKIFGALLAVTGMCGLVS; encoded by the exons GACTTGGCTCAGCAGGCAGAAGGAGGACTGAACAAAGGAGAGAAAACCAACAAAGATAACTTTGGTAGCACTGAATGCGGCAAAATAAGAACAATGGATCTCAAGTTCAACAGCTCCAGGAAATACATTTCTATCACTGTCCCCTCCAAAACGCAAGCAATGTCACCACACATCAAGTCTATAGATGACGTTGTAGTGCTTGGCATAAATCTCAGCAGATTCAACAAACTGACTCAGTTTTTAATATGCGTTGCTGGAGTTTTTGTATTTTACCTAGTTTATGGATATTTACAG GAATTAATATTTTCAGTGGAGGGTTTTAAGCCCTATGGCTGGTATCTTACTTTAGTGCAGTTTGCATTTTACTCCATATTTGGCCTAATAGAACTTCAGCTAATTcaggacaaaaggagaag AATACCAGGAAAAACCTACATGATAATAGCTTTTCTAACTGTGGGTACTATGGGGTTATCAAACACTTCCTTGGGCTACCTGAATTATCCTACCCAAGTCATCTTCAAGTGCTGCAAATTGATTCCTGTTATGCTAGGAGGAGTTTTTATTCAAG GAAAGCGTTATAATGTTGCAGACGTGTCTGCTGCCTTATGTATGAGCCTCGGCCTGATATGGTTTACCCTAGCCGACAGCACGGTTGCACCAAATTTCAACCTGACAG GTGTGGTCCTCATCTCGCTGGCCCTGTGTGCAGACGCTGTCATTGGGAATGTCCAAGAGAAAGTCATGAAGCTGCATAATGCTTCTAATTCAGAAATG gtTTTGTATTCGTATTCAATCGGTTTTGTGTACATTTTATTGGGATTGACATGCACTAGTGGATTAGGCCCTGCAGTAACATTTTGTTCAAAG gATCCAATCCGGACCTATGGTtatgctttccttttttccctcactGGGTATTTTGGAATCTCTTTTGTTCTGGCTTTGATTAAAATTTTCGGTGCCCTTCTTGCTGTAACAG gtATGTGTGGTCTGGTTTCTTAG
- the SLC35B3 gene encoding adenosine 3'-phospho 5'-phosphosulfate transporter 2 isoform X2: MRAPGEEAAPAAAVAEVASAGVGEEETQEDLAQQAEGGLNKGEKTNKDNFGSTECGKIRTMDLKFNSSRKYISITVPSKTQAMSPHIKSIDDVVVLGINLSRFNKLTQFLICVAGVFVFYLVYGYLQELIFSVEGFKPYGWYLTLVQFAFYSIFGLIELQLIQDKRRRIPGKTYMIIAFLTVGTMGLSNTSLGYLNYPTQVIFKCCKLIPVMLGGVFIQGKRYNVADVSAALCMSLGLIWFTLADSTVAPNFNLTGVVLISLALCADAVIGNVQEKVMKLHNASNSEMDPIRTYGYAFLFSLTGYFGISFVLALIKIFGALLAVTVTTGRKAMTIVLSFIFFAKPFTFQYVWSGFLVVLGIFLNVYSKNMDKIRLPSPYDLIKKMVDLRKSRTLAQTV; the protein is encoded by the exons GACTTGGCTCAGCAGGCAGAAGGAGGACTGAACAAAGGAGAGAAAACCAACAAAGATAACTTTGGTAGCACTGAATGCGGCAAAATAAGAACAATGGATCTCAAGTTCAACAGCTCCAGGAAATACATTTCTATCACTGTCCCCTCCAAAACGCAAGCAATGTCACCACACATCAAGTCTATAGATGACGTTGTAGTGCTTGGCATAAATCTCAGCAGATTCAACAAACTGACTCAGTTTTTAATATGCGTTGCTGGAGTTTTTGTATTTTACCTAGTTTATGGATATTTACAG GAATTAATATTTTCAGTGGAGGGTTTTAAGCCCTATGGCTGGTATCTTACTTTAGTGCAGTTTGCATTTTACTCCATATTTGGCCTAATAGAACTTCAGCTAATTcaggacaaaaggagaag AATACCAGGAAAAACCTACATGATAATAGCTTTTCTAACTGTGGGTACTATGGGGTTATCAAACACTTCCTTGGGCTACCTGAATTATCCTACCCAAGTCATCTTCAAGTGCTGCAAATTGATTCCTGTTATGCTAGGAGGAGTTTTTATTCAAG GAAAGCGTTATAATGTTGCAGACGTGTCTGCTGCCTTATGTATGAGCCTCGGCCTGATATGGTTTACCCTAGCCGACAGCACGGTTGCACCAAATTTCAACCTGACAG GTGTGGTCCTCATCTCGCTGGCCCTGTGTGCAGACGCTGTCATTGGGAATGTCCAAGAGAAAGTCATGAAGCTGCATAATGCTTCTAATTCAGAAATG gATCCAATCCGGACCTATGGTtatgctttccttttttccctcactGGGTATTTTGGAATCTCTTTTGTTCTGGCTTTGATTAAAATTTTCGGTGCCCTTCTTGCTGTAACAG TGACAACAgggagaaaagcaatgaccattgttctttcatttatattctttGCCAAACCATTCACATTCCA gtATGTGTGGTCTGGTTTCTTAGTTGTCCTTGGTATATTTCTCAATGTTTACAGCAAAAACATGGATAAAATAAGACTGCCATCACCATATGATCTGATAAAGAAGATGGTGGACCTACGGAAGTCAAGGACGTTGGCACAGACTGTGTAG